One stretch of Pseudanabaena sp. ABRG5-3 DNA includes these proteins:
- a CDS encoding type I polyketide synthase, translating to MNSDHNGLEIAVIGLAGKFAGSKTIDDFWKNLEAGVEVISPFEKKSESAPEQNITRVGSILEDVDKFDAAFFGFNPREAEAMDPQHRLFLEAAWEALEDAGCRSETETRPIGVFAGVGMGTYLLYNLSPNQGLIESRGFLQTLVGVDKDYLPTRVSYKLNLKGPSMSVGTACSSSMVAVHLACQSLLSGECDIALAAGVSVKVPQSELTLSPDEIVSPDGHCRAFDSQANGTVGGNGLGVVVLKRLEDAIADRDQIYAVVKGSAINNDGAMKVGYTAPSQEGQAKVIRAAQMMAEVDPATITYMEAHGTGTAMGDPIEVAAMTQAFRVATDRNQFCAIGSVKTNMGHLDAAAGITGFIKTVLMLHHKKIPPSINFDTPNPQIDFAHSPFFVNTQLTDWKTNGHPRRAGVSSFGFGGTNVHAVLEEAPALLPIETLQPRALQILTLSTKTPTALKQATVNLGDRLQQKSDLQLADVAYTLGTGRWALPRRRFVIASTTENAVQALTTSAQQFTGHTEANNPPVMFMFTGQGSQYVNMARGLYTSEATFREECDRCFQILLEQHQLDLKPILFSDDTDQQSATKQLTQTAIAQPALFTIEYALAKLWMSWGVQPQAMIGHSIGEYVAACISGVFSLSDALTLVAMRGQLMQQQPTGAMLSINASVQDIQPFLKENLYLAVSNSPTLTVVSGSKEAIAQLQQQLSAKGIISHLLRTSHAFHSPMMEGAIAPLVEHLRGVKLNSPQIPFISNVTGTWISANSATDPLYWAQHLRQPVQFSQGIAELLTNPEAIFLEVGAGRTLSTLTKQQASDRTILCSLPHPQERGSDVSDLELMLKTLGQLWLNGVEIDWTSFYDQQPCQIVSLPTYPFERQRYWIDPPSENLLADSAKDLSDRHIPQLTKKSDIGEWFYSPSWKRTVLPTLNSDQKRCWLLFGDRTGVTTALTERLQQQGHRVIQVHIGTEFHKNDRDLYTLNPSDRTHYDALMREVLALEPSPIIAHLWTLNDHLEFTEAQNLGFYSLLYLAQAIGQQNVQSSIHIGVVSSQIQDVTGTEEIRPEKATILGASQVMPQEYANLTCCHLDMEIPSSDITANAPFIDQIIGEILTQADAPSAPLVAYRGNYRWLPTHEPLYLQPVASPYQPQGTYLITGGMGGIGMTIAEHLAQSVQARLVLISRSPLPSPSDWEQWLQTHSEQDPTSIKIRKIQSLESKGAKVLVLSADVADMEQMQTVRDRIQQTFGELHGIFHTAGVAGDGIMQLKTPENAARVMRPKVQGTRVLQQIFANDDLDFLVLFSSLSALLGGLGQVDYCAANSFLDAVARSQTHQRTIAINWDIWQEVGMGADVTELPDRLKQERIEALAIGISPQEGLEALQRILQHGYPQVIVSTQDWQSVLQHNQKRIITIAPEPVVSLPESAPAGHQRSLQSTTYVAPCNEIEQRIVELWQNQLGLAQVGVNDNFFEIGGHSLLAVRLVSQIREMYPVELSLRTLLSDAPTVAELASVIAEQLSEPDDDEMAAILAEIENLSRDQVQAQLAQVEN from the coding sequence ATGAATTCTGATCACAATGGCTTAGAAATAGCAGTAATTGGTCTTGCAGGGAAATTTGCAGGAAGTAAGACAATTGATGATTTCTGGAAAAATCTGGAAGCAGGAGTAGAAGTAATTTCTCCCTTTGAGAAAAAGAGTGAATCTGCTCCAGAACAAAATATCACCAGAGTTGGTTCGATTTTGGAAGATGTCGATAAATTTGATGCTGCCTTTTTTGGATTTAATCCTAGGGAAGCGGAAGCAATGGATCCGCAACATCGTCTCTTTTTAGAAGCTGCTTGGGAAGCCCTTGAAGATGCAGGTTGTCGCTCGGAAACCGAAACTAGACCCATCGGCGTATTTGCAGGCGTGGGCATGGGAACCTATTTGCTTTACAACCTCAGTCCTAATCAGGGATTAATTGAATCGCGAGGATTTTTGCAAACCCTAGTGGGCGTGGATAAAGACTACTTACCCACCCGTGTTTCCTACAAGTTAAATCTCAAAGGACCAAGTATGAGCGTGGGTACAGCCTGCTCTAGCTCAATGGTTGCGGTGCATTTAGCCTGTCAGAGTTTGCTGAGTGGTGAATGCGATATCGCCCTAGCCGCAGGGGTTTCCGTGAAAGTTCCCCAGAGTGAATTAACTTTATCTCCCGACGAAATTGTTTCTCCCGATGGGCATTGTCGTGCCTTTGATAGTCAAGCAAATGGCACGGTGGGCGGCAATGGTCTGGGTGTAGTGGTGTTGAAGCGGTTGGAAGATGCGATCGCCGATCGCGATCAGATCTATGCCGTAGTCAAAGGTTCAGCGATCAACAACGATGGCGCGATGAAGGTGGGCTACACTGCTCCCAGTCAGGAAGGACAAGCCAAGGTCATTCGCGCCGCCCAAATGATGGCTGAAGTTGACCCTGCTACGATTACCTATATGGAAGCTCACGGTACAGGTACAGCGATGGGCGACCCAATTGAAGTAGCGGCGATGACCCAAGCTTTTCGAGTCGCCACCGATCGCAACCAGTTCTGTGCGATCGGCTCGGTAAAAACGAATATGGGACATTTAGATGCTGCCGCAGGGATTACGGGATTTATCAAAACTGTGCTGATGCTGCATCACAAAAAGATCCCTCCTAGCATCAATTTTGACACTCCCAATCCTCAAATTGATTTTGCCCATAGTCCATTTTTCGTGAATACACAGCTTACTGACTGGAAAACCAATGGTCATCCTCGACGGGCAGGTGTGAGTTCCTTCGGTTTTGGGGGGACAAATGTCCATGCGGTTTTAGAAGAAGCCCCTGCGCTTTTGCCCATTGAAACTCTCCAACCTAGAGCTTTACAAATCCTCACCCTTTCCACGAAAACTCCTACAGCTTTAAAGCAAGCAACGGTGAATTTAGGCGATCGCCTCCAGCAGAAAAGTGACCTTCAGTTGGCGGATGTGGCTTATACCTTGGGGACAGGACGTTGGGCGTTACCCCGTCGGCGCTTTGTGATTGCCTCCACCACCGAGAATGCAGTGCAAGCGCTGACTACTTCTGCTCAACAATTCACGGGACATACCGAAGCGAACAATCCCCCTGTAATGTTTATGTTTACGGGGCAGGGTTCCCAATATGTGAATATGGCGCGAGGGCTATATACCAGTGAAGCTACCTTCCGAGAAGAATGCGATCGCTGTTTCCAAATTCTCCTTGAGCAGCATCAACTCGATCTGAAGCCGATTCTATTTAGTGATGATACAGATCAACAATCGGCTACTAAACAATTAACTCAAACTGCGATCGCGCAACCCGCCTTATTTACGATTGAGTATGCCCTTGCCAAACTCTGGATGTCATGGGGTGTCCAGCCGCAAGCAATGATAGGACATAGCATCGGAGAATATGTCGCCGCCTGTATCTCTGGAGTTTTCTCTCTTAGCGATGCTTTAACCCTAGTGGCGATGCGTGGACAATTAATGCAGCAACAGCCAACGGGAGCGATGCTGTCGATTAATGCATCCGTCCAAGATATCCAACCATTTCTCAAAGAGAACCTCTATCTTGCCGTCAGTAATAGCCCCACCCTGACTGTGGTTTCAGGCTCCAAAGAAGCGATCGCTCAACTGCAACAACAGCTATCTGCTAAGGGAATCATTTCCCATCTTTTGCGAACCTCCCATGCTTTTCATTCACCGATGATGGAAGGAGCGATCGCACCATTAGTAGAGCATTTGCGTGGTGTAAAGCTAAATTCTCCGCAAATTCCATTTATTTCTAATGTCACAGGCACTTGGATTAGCGCCAATTCCGCCACCGATCCCCTCTACTGGGCGCAGCATTTGCGGCAACCCGTTCAGTTTTCGCAGGGTATCGCCGAATTATTAACTAATCCCGAAGCAATTTTCTTGGAAGTAGGAGCAGGACGTACCCTTAGCACCTTGACTAAACAACAGGCAAGCGATCGCACTATTCTCTGCTCCTTACCCCATCCCCAAGAGAGAGGATCAGATGTCTCGGATTTAGAATTGATGCTCAAAACATTGGGACAGCTTTGGCTCAATGGAGTGGAAATTGATTGGACAAGTTTTTACGACCAGCAGCCATGTCAAATTGTATCTCTTCCCACCTATCCCTTTGAACGTCAGCGCTATTGGATTGATCCACCGTCCGAGAATTTACTGGCAGATTCGGCAAAAGATTTAAGCGATCGCCATATCCCTCAACTCACTAAAAAGTCCGACATTGGCGAATGGTTTTATAGCCCCTCTTGGAAACGCACGGTTTTACCGACGCTGAATAGCGATCAGAAACGCTGTTGGTTGCTATTTGGCGATCGTACAGGTGTCACTACGGCACTGACTGAACGCCTACAGCAACAGGGACATCGCGTCATTCAGGTGCATATCGGCACAGAGTTTCACAAAAACGATCGTGATCTGTACACCCTAAATCCTAGCGATCGCACCCACTATGACGCTTTAATGCGCGAAGTTCTCGCTCTTGAGCCATCACCGATCATTGCCCATCTCTGGACTTTAAATGACCATCTGGAATTTACGGAAGCGCAAAATCTTGGCTTCTATAGTTTGCTCTATTTAGCCCAAGCGATCGGACAGCAGAATGTCCAGAGTTCGATCCATATTGGTGTGGTTTCGAGCCAGATTCAAGATGTGACAGGAACGGAAGAAATTCGTCCAGAAAAGGCAACGATTTTGGGGGCAAGTCAAGTGATGCCGCAGGAATATGCTAATCTCACTTGCTGCCATCTGGATATGGAAATTCCATCGTCAGACATCACCGCCAATGCTCCATTCATCGATCAAATCATTGGTGAAATATTAACTCAAGCAGATGCACCTTCAGCGCCACTGGTTGCCTATCGCGGTAATTATCGCTGGTTGCCCACCCATGAGCCACTTTACTTACAGCCAGTCGCATCTCCCTATCAACCGCAAGGTACTTACCTGATTACAGGCGGTATGGGTGGAATTGGCATGACCATTGCCGAACATCTTGCCCAGAGCGTCCAAGCAAGGCTAGTTTTAATCAGCCGTTCACCTCTACCATCACCAAGTGATTGGGAACAATGGCTCCAGACTCACAGTGAGCAGGATCCAACGAGTATTAAGATTCGCAAAATCCAGTCTCTAGAATCTAAGGGTGCAAAAGTCCTAGTTCTTAGTGCTGATGTTGCCGATATGGAGCAAATGCAAACTGTCCGCGATCGCATCCAACAAACTTTCGGTGAATTGCATGGTATCTTCCATACCGCAGGTGTAGCAGGTGATGGCATTATGCAGCTAAAAACTCCTGAAAACGCCGCAAGGGTAATGCGCCCCAAAGTTCAAGGCACGCGGGTACTTCAGCAAATTTTTGCCAATGATGACCTCGATTTCTTAGTGCTATTTTCTTCGCTCAGTGCGTTATTGGGTGGTTTAGGACAAGTGGACTATTGCGCCGCCAACAGTTTCCTCGATGCTGTGGCGCGATCGCAAACCCATCAGCGTACCATCGCCATTAATTGGGATATCTGGCAAGAAGTGGGAATGGGTGCAGATGTAACGGAATTGCCGGATCGCCTCAAACAAGAACGCATCGAAGCTCTAGCAATAGGAATATCTCCCCAAGAAGGGTTAGAAGCCTTACAGCGCATTCTCCAACATGGTTATCCTCAAGTCATAGTTTCTACTCAAGATTGGCAAAGCGTACTCCAGCACAATCAAAAGCGCATAATTACGATCGCACCAGAGCCAGTCGTGAGTCTTCCTGAGTCCGCTCCAGCAGGACATCAGCGATCGCTTCAATCTACAACTTATGTGGCTCCTTGTAATGAAATTGAACAAAGGATTGTCGAGCTTTGGCAAAACCAACTGGGTCTAGCTCAGGTAGGTGTAAATGATAACTTCTTTGAGATAGGTGGACATTCTCTATTAGCGGTACGGTTAGTATCCCAGATTCGCGAAATGTATCCTGTGGAATTATCATTGCGAACCTTACTATCAGACGCACCAACCGTAGCGGAACTAGCCAGTGTCATCGCCGAGCAACTCTCGGAACCTGATGATGACGAAATGGCAGCAATTTTGGCAGAGATTGAAAACTTATCGCGTGACCAAGTGCAAGCCCAATTAGCGCAAGTGGAGAATTAA
- a CDS encoding non-ribosomal peptide synthetase, whose protein sequence is MNLHSLLNLLSDIGIKLSTDGESLLVDAPQGVLTTELRDSLIQSKSEILALLHQHSVSAPVSDLPAIAPAPESRYEPFPLTDMQHAFWIGRSGVLQLGNVSNHGYYEIEGTTLDLERLNTTLQQLIERHDMLRAIVLPDGQQRILKEVPPYKLQVIDLRGKEQAVIDAQLEAIREEMSHQVLPADKYPLFDFRVTYLDGDHTRLHVSYDLLVFDAWSLFRLFEEWFQLYQNPHAILTPLELLFRDYVLAEQSLPETQLYQRSQEYWLNRLDKLPPAPDLPLAKKPQELQQHHCRRYHTQMETENWQNLKQKAKNMGLTPSGLLLAAFAEILTLWSQNPQFTLNLALFNRLPMHPQVNHLLGDFTSVTLLAVDNSVSEPFRDRALRLQKQLWQDLEHRYFSGVRVTRELTRRQGGVPNAMPVIFTSTLGFAAIGQETLTFSHFGELVYGISQASQAWMDVQVWEEKETLSFNWDVVEELFPEGMIGEMFDSYCSFLNQLATTEYIWNTENRQLLLPSQLAPRNLANSTDTAIPQVLLQELFIEQVQKHPDQLAVIATQRSLTYQELSDRTHQLAHRLRNLGAVPNQLIAIVMEKGWEQIVAVMGVILSGAAYVPIAPDLPPERLQYILQNSDSKIVLTQSWLDDSLDLGEDMQRLCIDCEELATESKSPLQPSQNADDLAYVIYTSGSTGLPKGVMITHRNVANVVIYTNQRFQIGQSDRILALTALNHDLSVYDIFAMLSAGGAIVMPEAQLVKDPHHWAELIQRERVTLWNSVPAMMEMLVNVVSDRQTAFASDLRLAILGGDWLPVSLPNRLKSLVPNITLLSIGGPTETTIWNIGYQVETVEPNWKSIPYGKPMANSQYYILNEALEDCPTWVSGQMYCSGVQVAKGYWRDAAKTNANFITHPHTSQRIYGTGDRGRYLPDGTIEFLGRVDFQIKLRGYRIEAGEIEAALMQHPQVQAAIVKIVGEHQQAHLAAYIVPQLLTPNEAIPTVDELSQFLSRKLPSYMIPSVFLFLEGLPLSANGKVDRQALPTQESLFQTRVMAYIAPQNAIEQAIAEVFQSELEVDKVGINDNFFDLGANSLMITNIYRKLGHVLPQETQLISLVDLFSYPTVRSLTQRLTQAQKVNVLEQQQVESAQKLSEGKSRLKQRLEKSRMSQGLS, encoded by the coding sequence CGCTTCTCAACTTGCTCTCTGATATCGGCATTAAACTATCGACTGATGGCGAATCCTTACTGGTGGATGCCCCACAAGGAGTATTAACCACTGAACTGCGAGACTCTCTGATTCAGAGTAAGTCAGAGATTTTGGCGTTGCTGCATCAACATAGTGTTAGCGCCCCTGTAAGTGATTTACCTGCGATCGCTCCTGCACCAGAATCCCGCTACGAGCCATTTCCCCTCACAGATATGCAGCACGCCTTTTGGATTGGGCGCAGTGGCGTATTGCAATTAGGTAATGTTTCTAATCATGGTTATTACGAAATTGAAGGCACTACCCTCGATCTGGAACGACTGAATACCACACTGCAACAATTAATAGAACGTCATGATATGTTACGCGCAATTGTCCTGCCCGATGGACAACAGCGCATTCTTAAAGAAGTTCCACCCTATAAGCTTCAAGTTATAGATTTGCGAGGGAAAGAGCAAGCGGTAATTGACGCTCAATTAGAAGCAATTCGCGAAGAGATGTCCCATCAAGTTCTCCCTGCCGATAAATATCCTCTATTTGACTTTCGTGTGACTTATTTAGATGGCGATCACACTCGTCTTCATGTTAGTTATGATTTGCTTGTATTTGATGCTTGGAGCTTATTTCGCCTATTTGAAGAATGGTTCCAACTCTATCAAAATCCCCATGCAATTTTGACACCTTTAGAACTTTTGTTCCGCGACTATGTATTAGCCGAGCAGTCGCTACCTGAAACTCAACTTTATCAGCGATCGCAGGAATATTGGCTCAATCGCCTTGACAAATTACCACCCGCTCCTGACTTACCCCTCGCCAAAAAGCCACAGGAACTGCAACAGCATCACTGCCGCCGCTATCATACCCAGATGGAAACAGAGAATTGGCAAAACCTGAAGCAGAAAGCGAAAAATATGGGCTTGACTCCTTCAGGACTGTTGCTAGCCGCCTTTGCAGAAATCTTAACCCTCTGGAGTCAAAATCCTCAATTTACGCTCAATCTGGCGCTATTTAATCGCTTACCAATGCACCCGCAAGTAAATCATCTCTTGGGAGACTTTACTTCTGTCACGCTGCTGGCGGTAGATAATTCTGTGAGTGAACCGTTTCGCGATCGCGCTCTACGTCTGCAAAAACAACTGTGGCAAGATCTCGAACATCGCTATTTCAGTGGCGTGCGCGTCACTAGAGAACTGACCCGTCGTCAAGGTGGTGTTCCCAATGCTATGCCTGTGATTTTTACCAGCACCCTTGGCTTTGCGGCGATCGGGCAAGAGACCTTGACCTTTAGCCATTTCGGAGAGTTGGTTTATGGCATCAGTCAGGCTTCACAAGCTTGGATGGATGTACAGGTTTGGGAAGAAAAAGAAACCTTAAGCTTCAATTGGGATGTGGTTGAAGAATTATTCCCTGAAGGTATGATTGGCGAGATGTTTGATAGCTACTGTAGCTTCCTCAATCAATTGGCTACTACGGAATATATTTGGAACACCGAAAATCGGCAACTGCTACTGCCATCACAATTAGCTCCTCGCAATCTTGCCAATAGCACTGATACTGCAATTCCACAGGTACTCTTACAAGAATTATTCATTGAGCAGGTACAAAAGCATCCCGATCAACTCGCCGTGATTGCAACCCAACGATCGCTCACCTATCAAGAATTAAGCGATCGCACTCATCAGCTTGCCCATCGCCTGCGGAATTTAGGCGCAGTTCCCAACCAATTAATTGCGATCGTCATGGAAAAAGGATGGGAGCAAATCGTTGCGGTGATGGGTGTGATTTTGTCGGGTGCTGCTTATGTGCCGATCGCGCCCGACTTACCACCAGAACGCTTGCAGTATATTCTCCAAAACAGTGACTCGAAGATTGTGCTGACGCAATCTTGGTTAGATGACAGCTTGGATTTAGGCGAAGATATGCAGAGATTGTGCATAGATTGCGAAGAGTTAGCAACCGAGAGCAAATCTCCTCTTCAGCCTTCGCAAAATGCCGATGATTTAGCCTATGTCATCTATACTTCTGGTTCCACTGGCTTACCGAAAGGGGTAATGATTACCCATCGCAATGTTGCCAATGTGGTGATTTATACCAATCAACGCTTCCAAATTGGACAAAGCGATCGCATTCTGGCATTAACGGCTCTGAACCATGACTTGTCAGTTTATGACATTTTCGCAATGCTCAGTGCAGGCGGCGCGATCGTCATGCCTGAAGCCCAATTAGTCAAAGATCCTCATCACTGGGCAGAACTGATTCAACGCGAACGAGTCACTTTGTGGAACTCAGTTCCCGCAATGATGGAAATGTTGGTGAATGTGGTCAGCGATCGCCAAACCGCCTTTGCTTCTGATTTACGCCTAGCGATTTTAGGCGGCGATTGGCTACCTGTTTCTTTACCAAATCGTCTAAAATCTCTAGTCCCTAATATCACCCTTTTGAGCATTGGTGGTCCCACGGAAACTACGATCTGGAATATTGGCTATCAAGTGGAAACCGTTGAACCTAACTGGAAGAGTATTCCCTATGGTAAGCCGATGGCGAATTCCCAATATTACATCTTGAATGAAGCATTAGAAGATTGCCCCACATGGGTTTCAGGTCAAATGTACTGCTCTGGGGTACAGGTGGCTAAAGGCTATTGGCGCGATGCCGCAAAAACCAACGCCAACTTCATTACCCATCCTCACACAAGTCAACGCATCTATGGCACAGGCGATCGTGGTCGCTATTTACCCGATGGCACGATTGAGTTTTTAGGAAGAGTAGACTTTCAAATTAAACTGCGCGGCTATCGGATTGAGGCTGGCGAAATAGAAGCGGCTTTAATGCAACATCCCCAAGTCCAAGCTGCGATCGTCAAGATTGTCGGTGAGCATCAGCAAGCTCATCTGGCAGCCTACATTGTACCTCAACTGCTGACTCCCAACGAGGCAATACCCACCGTCGATGAACTTAGTCAGTTTCTCAGTCGGAAATTGCCTAGTTATATGATTCCTTCAGTGTTTCTATTTCTGGAAGGATTGCCTCTGTCAGCCAATGGCAAAGTTGATCGCCAAGCTCTACCGACCCAAGAGTCGCTATTTCAAACGCGAGTGATGGCATATATCGCCCCTCAGAATGCGATTGAACAGGCGATCGCTGAGGTGTTCCAATCAGAATTAGAAGTGGACAAAGTAGGCATTAATGATAATTTCTTTGACCTCGGCGCTAATTCTCTGATGATCACAAATATCTATCGCAAGTTGGGTCATGTGCTACCACAGGAAACTCAATTGATTTCCCTTGTGGATCTATTTAGTTATCCCACGGTGAGAAGTCTCACCCAGCGCTTGACTCAGGCGCAAAAGGTCAATGTCTTAGAGCAGCAACAGGTGGAATCAGCACAGAAATTGAGTGAAGGTAAAAGTCGTCTTAAGCAAAGACTGGAAAAATCGAGAATGTCCCAAGGATTAAGTTAA